Within the Emticicia oligotrophica DSM 17448 genome, the region GATGAGTTGTTTCGCATCGCCGAAACTTACAGCGTGATGCGAGATGGAAATTCGGTAGGTGCAGGAAATATGCAAGACACCACCGAACAGGCATTGATTCGGTTAATGGTAGGAAGGGAGATTTTAATTAGTAATCGAAAATTAAGAATTGAGAACTGTGAAAATAGACGAAAAATTTTAGAAGTTAAAAACTTAAGATCAGAAAAAACATCTCTTTTCGTTCATCACTTATCACTCTATCAAGGCGAGATTCTCGGCATTTTTGGTTTGATGGGTGCTGGTAGAACTGAATTACTAGAAGCTATTTTTGGACTGAATCCCAATGCTGAGACTGAAAGTATTTTAATTGATAATCAAGCAATTAAAATAAAATCTCCCAAAGATGCCATTGATAAAGGCTTAGCTTTTCTTACAGAAGACCGCAAAACTGAAGGTTTAATTTTGGGGATGAACATAGCCAATAATATCGGACTTACAAGCCTCAAACCCAATACATTGCTCAATGAAAAAGAAGAAAACAATTTAGCTCAAAAATACATTGATGCACTTCGAATTAAAACCCCATCTGAGCAGCAATTGTGTGTAAATTTGAGTGGAGGAAATCAACAAAAAGTGGTTTTAGCCAAGTGGTTAGCAACAAACCCAAAAATCTTGATGCTCGATGAGCCTACTCGGGGAATTGATATTAACGCCAAAAATGAAATTTACGAACTGATTAAAAAATTGGCAGAACAAGGCAAAAGTATCATTATCGTTTCATCAGAAATCCCTGAAATCTTGGCATTATCAGATAGAATATTAGTCATGGCAGATGGACAAATTAAAGCAGAATTTTCGCCAGAAGAAGCCAACGAAGATAAATTATTGAAAGCTGCAATTTGATTTAGGATTTACGATTGTGGGTTGAAAAATTGCTTAATCCGAAATCATAAATCTGAAATCCAAAATCGTCAATTATAGGATGAACAAAGAATTACTCAAAAAATCACAATCACTCATTGCACTTTTCATATTGTGCTTAGTGATTAGTCTTTTATCAGATAAATTCCTCACTACCAATAACTTGTGGAATGTTCTTCGACAAATCTCAGTGAATATTTGTATTTCTACCGGTATGACTTTGGTAGTTCTTATGGCAGGCATAGACCTCTCGGTTGGCTCTGTATTAGCATTTACCTCGGGAGTTTGTGCGGGTTTACTCAAAAATGGCATTGCCATTCCTTCACTCGATTTATTCGTAGGTTTCACTACTTTAGGTGGGGTTTTAGCTGCCTTAATTATTGGGTTGACATTAGGATTATTAAATGGTTGGGTCATTACCAAATTTGCATTGCCGCCTTTTGTAACTACCCTTGCCATGCTCACAATTGCTCGTGGAGCAACCATGCTCTACACACAAGGTATGCCGATTTCAAATCTCGGAGCAAGTTTTGAGTACATCGGTTCAGGTTGGTTTTTAAGAATTCCCGTTCCCGTTTGGATTTCACTCATTGTCGTTCTGATTGTTGTTTTCATCAGTAAAAAAACAACCTTCGGACGCTACATTTACGCCATTGGAGGAAATGAAAAAGCAGCTTTTTTATCAGGAATCAATATTAATAATGTCAAAATAGCAGTTTATGGAATTGCAGGAATGATGGCCGCAGTAGGTGGAATTTTGGTTACTTCCAGACTAAATTCTGCTCAACCAAACGCAGGGGCAAGCTATGAATTAGATTCAATAGCGGCAGTAGTCATTGGTGGGACATCACTCTCTGGTGGAGTTGGTTCTGTAACTGGAACTGTCATCGGAGCTGCAATCATTGGAGTTTTGAATAATGGTTTGGTTTTGCTAAATGTCTCACCTTTTTGGCAACAAGTAGTAAAAGGTTTAGTGATTCTCTTAGCAGTAATTATTGATAAAAAGAGTAAGAAGTAACGCTCAAAACGTAGGCAAGGTTTAAACCCTTGCCTACGTTAATATTGCATTTATGAAAAAATACATCCTCTCCATAGACCAAGGCACAAGTAGCACCAAAACAATCATTTTTGATGAAAGTGGAAATGCAGTAGCCAAAGGTCATGCCGATTTACAGACTAATTATTTTGACAATGGCTTTGTGGAGCAAGCCCCCGAAGGCATTTATCAAAATGTATTGGAGTCGATTTTTCTTTGTATTCAAGATTTTCTGTCAAAAGGATTTTCAATTGAAAATATTATTTCTGTTGGAATCAGTAATCAACGAGAAACATTTATTCTTTGGGATAAAGCAGGTAAACCACTTACACCAGCAGTGGTATGGGCTTGTAAACGTTCGATAGAAATTTGCCAAAAACTAAAAGGTAAAAACCAAGAACCATTCATTAAAGAAAGAACAGGCTTAATAATTGATCCTTATTTTTCAGCTACAAAACTGCTTTGGCTGCTCGAAAACGATGCAGATTTAAAGATGAAATTAGATAATGGTGAAGTATTTTTCGGTACAGTCGATTGCTGGCTTTTGTGGAAAATGACTAACGGTCAATCTTTCAAAACTGATTTTACCAACGCTCACCGAACACTTCTTTTCAATATTCACACCCTTACTTGGGATAAAGAAATTCTCCAACTTTGGGGATTGGAAAAACTTAATTTACCAGAAGTATGTGCTTCGAGTTCGGATTTTGGATTTTGGGTTTTGGATTTATCCAACCTAGATTCAATCCACTTTCCGAAATCCAAAATCCCAATTCAAGCAATGATCGGTGATTCTCACGCTGCTACTTTTGGTGAAGGGTGCTTCGAGCAAGGAACAGCGAAAGTTACGATGGGAACGGGTAGCTCAATCATGATGAATATTGGAGATAAACCAGTTTTATCAAATAATGGCATGTTGACGACCATTTGTTGGAGCACAGAAAATAGGATTGATTTTGCATTTGAAGGAGCAATTGTAGCATGTGGCTCTACCATAGAATGGGTGAAAAATGAATTAGGATTCTTCAAAGAAGTAGCCGAAACCGAAGCAATGGCACTTTCGGTCAGTGATAATGCTGGCGTTTATCTCATTCCTGCTTTTAGTGGTTTAGGTGCTCCTCATTGGCAAATGAATCGCCGTGCTTCCATTGAGGGGATGACCTTTGGTACAAGCAAAAATCATATTGTTCGAGCAGCTTTAGAAAGCATTCCCTATCAAATAAAGGATGTAATAAATGCCATGCAAAACGACATGGATTCGAAGCTAAAATCCATTTCAGTCAATGGCGGACTAACTCGTAATCAATTCGTTATCAGGTTTTTAGTCGATTTATTAGGTTTACCTCTCAAAAAACAACAAAATCCTGATGTTTCTGCTTTGGGAGCAGCTTATTTAGCAGGTTTAAAAAGTGGTATTTACGAAAGTATCAGCCAACTGAAAATGCTAAATCAAGCAAAAACCGAAGAAATTTTACCAGATTTAGGCAATCATTTAGTCAAAAAAGGCTATGAAGGTTGGATACAGAAAATTCAAAATTAATCAATCATTTTTGTTTTCCAAGCCATAGTAAAGTATTGATAATCAATTTATTTTGAGTTTCATTGGCAAACTGAAAAGAAAGTTCTTTATTGGTTTTATTGTCATAATCAATATCATTGTGCCCCATATTTACATAAAGCATTCGATATTTCTTATTAGTCCAAACGACAGGGTAATCTCCGCTATGCCAAATTTCATGTTGCTTGGGGCCAGTTCCGAGCGGAAAACTCAAAGGGTCGATTGAAAGTAAGACTTCAATATCTTTATTTTGTCGTAAATCTTTCTCCCATCTATACCATTCATTAGGCGATGATTGAAATATTTCGGGTAATTTTTTGGTGACTGGGTGCTTTTTATCTTCTACTTTTAAAAATGCCGAAGTTGGTCGCCAAGTATTGCTTTTATATTGTCCCGAACCTAAAAAGTGATTATGATACCAATCCCAATCTTGATTAAACTTTGAATTATTCAAAGCAAAAGCTGCAAAATGAAAACCAATCCAGCCTCCACCACGCTCAATATATTGCTGAAAAGCCTTACGCTGTGCGGGGTCTTCTGGGCGTGTATCTAAGAAAAGTACAATTTGAAATTTCGACAAAAAAGCCTCATTCAGATTCGACCAATCATTAGTAGAATCATAGGAAAAATGGTATTTCTTAGCCATTTCAGGAAACCACCTATTTGCCTCATGCACAAAACTAATATGTGCTTGGTCGTTTTTGGCTGTATAAAAAGCAATTACTTTAAATTTTGGTGTGTTTTGTGCAAGTAAATCGCTAAAACTTAGCCCAATAATTAAACACAAAAGAGTCTTTTTTAGGATTGTCATTGTTTTGTCTTTTAATCAAAAGTACATCTTTTATTCCTGAAGATTAAGCTAATACTTTTCAATTACAGTAATTCTCTTCATAAAAGCCCATTTTTGAATCAATTGTAAATAATTCTCTACTTTTGCAGCAATGAAATTTAAATTCTATGCCAGTTATTTTAGAAAAAAAATATGAAAACGGTATTTCGTTAGCTATTTGGCAAATTACCGAGCAGCATGATGAACTTCAAGCAATGCTTCCATCTGAAATACTAACTGATGCCGAATTAGCTTCAATAAGTCATCCGCAGAAGCAAATTGAATTCTTTTGTAGCAGACTTGTAATCAAGTATTTAGCTAACTCTTTGGGTATTAATTACTTAGGAATTAAAAAAGATGAACATGGAAAGCCTTACTTGGCAGGCACTGACTGGCAAATGTCGCTTACCCATACCTCAAACTATGTGGCGGCAGTTATGCACCCAAGTAGGTCATTGGGGATAGACATGGAAAAGCCCACTGAAAAACTAAGTAGAATCAAACATAAATTCATGTCAGAAGCAGAACTAGCCTCTACTGAAAATGATTTCGAAAATCTATGTATTTATTGGTCAGCCAAAGAAGCACTTTACAAACTATATGGAAAAAGAAAAGTAATTTTCAACGAAAATTTACACGTTTCCCCGTTTGAAAAAGGGGTTTCTTGCATACAAGGCCGATTGTTAATCAATGAGATTGATAAAAATTACGATATCTATATCGAACGCATTGACGGTTATATACTCGTAGTAGCTGGATAGAGATTGTCAAGATTTATTTGAGACAATCTCTATCCACTAATTTATGAAATCGCTTTTAAAATCTTCTCTACTTCTTTCACTCTTTCTAAGTCCGAAATTTTCTCGAAAGAAACAATCAGATTACGCAAAACTCTTAATATAATATCAAGATTAGTACAAGGTTGGAAGAACGAATCTTGAGGCTGTAACTGCATTTGTTTAATATAATTTGTAATATCAACTTTCGAAAATATCAACCCTCTATTAAAAATATTGATATAGAACTGTGTTTGTGGAGTTTTATATGTCAATACAAATAAACTAGGTAAATTAACCCCACTCACCGGCAAGCCTAATCTTTTGGCCACGAGCATATAAATAACACATAAAGAAATCGGATTCCCTTTTTTCAAATCAAAAACTTGATTAAGCATAGAATTTGCTACCGAATGAAAATTTTTGGTATTTGGCAAATATTTATACTTATCAAAGAAAATCTGATTTAGGATTCGAATTTGGTCATGTGGATGCATATCATCACGTAATTCTAGCCAAGTATCAAAATACATATCGTTTATATGATGCCGTAATTTATCAATACTCAAATCTGGATACTGATAAGTAGCAATAATCCACATGCCTTCTAATAAGTCTTCATAGCCATCGTTTTTCCATTTAACCAATCGCTCAATGACAGAGTTATATTGTAATCCATGAATCAAATCCTCTAATTTTTTTTGTAAATTAGGGTTAAAACCACTTCCTTGCCAATGGTCTTCTAACAGTGGGATGATAGCTCCGCCTAAACCTTTTAAACGATTTTCTACATGTTGTACTACTTCATGGTCATCATCGTCAAGAAGAGTTACTAATGCTTTTATTTCTGATTCATTCATCTTATTACACTTTTCAGATTATCAACACTTATTTCCCTCATAAAACGTTTAAAACACCGATAAATAATTCATTATCAGACACTTTAAGCGATTTTTAGTACATTAGATAAGTTTTATGAAAATTTATCTTTTAGGCTTTAGAATCTTTACTTTTCTATTTCGCCTCTAAATTCATACTTTTGTAAAAATAACAAACATTTTTTTATGAAAATTTTAGTAACAGGTGGTGCTGGGTTTATTGGTTCGCACACAGTTGTCGAATTAATCAATGCTGGTCACGAACCCATCATAATTGATAACTTCAATAACTCTGAAAAATCGGTACTAAAAGGTATCCGTAAAATTATCAAAAAGCCTGTCAAATGCTATGAAAAAGACTGCAACGACGTAAAAGCTTTAGAGCAAATTTGCAGAAAAGAAAATATCGAAGGAATCATTCACTTTGCCGCTTATAAAGCCGTCGGGGAGTCGGTTGAAAAACCTTTAAAATACTATGAAAATAACATAGGTTCTACGCTCAATGTTTTGAAAGTAATGCTAAATTTGGGTATTAAGAATTTAGTTTTTTCTTCTTCGTGTACAGTTTATGGACAACCAGACCATATCCCTGTTACTGAAGATACACCTCGCAAACCAGCTGCATCACCTTATGGCAATACTAAAACTATGTGCGAAGACATCTTGCGTGACACAATCACCGCAAGAAATCCGCTTAAAATTATCTCACTTCGCTATTTCAATCCAATTGGAGCTCATCCATCAGCACATATTGGCGAACTCCCGAGGGGCGTACCAAGTAATTTAGTACCATTTATCACGCAGACGGCTGCTGGTATTCGACAAAAATTAACTGTCTTTGGTAGCGATTATGATACACCAGATGGCACTAATATTCGTGATTTTATTCACGTAGTTGATTTAGCCAAAGCACACGTATCGGCACTTGAATTATTATCTAAACAAGCTGATACTTATTATGAAGTATTTAATGTAGGTACAGGAAGTGGAAACTCTGTGCTTGAAATTATTAAAACTTTCGAAAAAGTTAATAAACTCAAACTCAATTATGAAATCGGTCCACGTCGCCCAGGTGATGTAGAAAAAATTTACGGAAACGTAGAAAAAGCCGAAAAACTCATGGGTTGGAAAGTCGAAAAAACACTCGCTGAAAGCCTTAAAGATGCTTGGCGTTGGGAAAAGAAATTAATGAAGAAATAATTTACCTATAATTTATATTATGGAATCGACTCAAACAATTCTAATCACTGGTGGTGCGGGGTTTATCGGCTCTCACGTAGTCAGACTTTTTGTTACGAAATATCCTAACTACCAAATAGTTAATTTAGATAAACTTACCTACGCAGGTAATCTAGAAAACCTTACTGACATTGAGAAATCGCCAAATTATACTTTCGAACATGGCGATATAACCGATGCCACTTATATCAATAATCTTTTTGAGAAATATAATTTTACTGGTGTTATTCACTTAGCAGCCGAATCGCACGTAGATAGGTCTATTACAAATCCAATGGAGTTTGTAATGACTAATGTAATCGGGACAGTAAACTTATTGAATGCAGCCAAAAATGCGTGGAAAAATGATTATACTGGCAAGCGTTTCTACCATGTTTCAACCGATGAGGTTTATGGTGAGTTACATAATCCAGAAGAGTTTTTCTTAGAAACAACGAGTTATGACCCTCGTTCGCCATACTCGGCTTCGAAGGCTTCTTCTGACCACTTCGTAAGAGCTTACCACAATACCTATAAATTACCAGTAGTTATCTCAAACTGCTCAAACAATTATGGACCAAATCACTTTCCTGAGAAATTGATTCCTTTGATGATTAATAACATTATCCATAATCGTCCACTTCCTGTTTATGGAAAAGGTGAAAACGTACGTGACTGGCTTTTTGTAAAAGACCACGCACGTGCTATTGACGTGATTTATCACAATGGTGGCAATGGTGAAACTTATAATATTGGTGGTTTCAACGAATGGAAAAATATTGACTTAGTGCATTTATTATGTAAAATCATGGACGAAAAATTAGGTCGTCCAGCAGGTACATCGGCTCAGTTGATTACTTATGTAACAGACCGTGCGGGTCATGACTTACGTTATGCCATTGATGCCACTAAATTAATGAAAGAACTTGGTTGGGAACCATCTTTACAGTTCGAAGAAGGGCTCACACAAACCGTTGATTGGTATTTAGCTAATAAACAATGGTTAGCCAATGTTACGAGCGGAGATTATACAAAGTATTACGAAAAAATGTATAAATAACCCTATTCAACCTCCATGTTAAGGCATATATAGGTGCTCAGCATGGAGGTTTTTCTTTGTGAATATTAGAAGTTTAACAATAGAATTTTAACATTTATGTCTCCGACCGAAGTATATTCAAACCTCGAAACTATCATACAGCAATACATTGATAGCTTAGAGCAATATTCTGATGAACAATTTTTCTTCAAAAAAGATGAAGATACTTGGTCGCTCGGACAAATGTATGAACACC harbors:
- a CDS encoding sugar ABC transporter ATP-binding protein codes for the protein MIELLNISKSFPGVKALNEVNLTFYPSKVNAILGENGAGKSTLLKILTGVYTDYEGEIKQNGQTLKFKNIKDAQQAGIGIIHQELNLIPQLSIVDNLFLGQEIVNQWGLLDSQQMEQKATILLDKLQLKHSPKTLVANLKVGEQQLVEIAKVLLSDAQVILMDEPTSALSDKEIDNLHRIIAELKAEGKTIVYISHKMDELFRIAETYSVMRDGNSVGAGNMQDTTEQALIRLMVGREILISNRKLRIENCENRRKILEVKNLRSEKTSLFVHHLSLYQGEILGIFGLMGAGRTELLEAIFGLNPNAETESILIDNQAIKIKSPKDAIDKGLAFLTEDRKTEGLILGMNIANNIGLTSLKPNTLLNEKEENNLAQKYIDALRIKTPSEQQLCVNLSGGNQQKVVLAKWLATNPKILMLDEPTRGIDINAKNEIYELIKKLAEQGKSIIIVSSEIPEILALSDRILVMADGQIKAEFSPEEANEDKLLKAAI
- a CDS encoding ABC transporter permease translates to MNKELLKKSQSLIALFILCLVISLLSDKFLTTNNLWNVLRQISVNICISTGMTLVVLMAGIDLSVGSVLAFTSGVCAGLLKNGIAIPSLDLFVGFTTLGGVLAALIIGLTLGLLNGWVITKFALPPFVTTLAMLTIARGATMLYTQGMPISNLGASFEYIGSGWFLRIPVPVWISLIVVLIVVFISKKTTFGRYIYAIGGNEKAAFLSGININNVKIAVYGIAGMMAAVGGILVTSRLNSAQPNAGASYELDSIAAVVIGGTSLSGGVGSVTGTVIGAAIIGVLNNGLVLLNVSPFWQQVVKGLVILLAVIIDKKSKK
- a CDS encoding FGGY family carbohydrate kinase, which codes for MKKYILSIDQGTSSTKTIIFDESGNAVAKGHADLQTNYFDNGFVEQAPEGIYQNVLESIFLCIQDFLSKGFSIENIISVGISNQRETFILWDKAGKPLTPAVVWACKRSIEICQKLKGKNQEPFIKERTGLIIDPYFSATKLLWLLENDADLKMKLDNGEVFFGTVDCWLLWKMTNGQSFKTDFTNAHRTLLFNIHTLTWDKEILQLWGLEKLNLPEVCASSSDFGFWVLDLSNLDSIHFPKSKIPIQAMIGDSHAATFGEGCFEQGTAKVTMGTGSSIMMNIGDKPVLSNNGMLTTICWSTENRIDFAFEGAIVACGSTIEWVKNELGFFKEVAETEAMALSVSDNAGVYLIPAFSGLGAPHWQMNRRASIEGMTFGTSKNHIVRAALESIPYQIKDVINAMQNDMDSKLKSISVNGGLTRNQFVIRFLVDLLGLPLKKQQNPDVSALGAAYLAGLKSGIYESISQLKMLNQAKTEEILPDLGNHLVKKGYEGWIQKIQN
- a CDS encoding ThuA domain-containing protein; protein product: MTILKKTLLCLIIGLSFSDLLAQNTPKFKVIAFYTAKNDQAHISFVHEANRWFPEMAKKYHFSYDSTNDWSNLNEAFLSKFQIVLFLDTRPEDPAQRKAFQQYIERGGGWIGFHFAAFALNNSKFNQDWDWYHNHFLGSGQYKSNTWRPTSAFLKVEDKKHPVTKKLPEIFQSSPNEWYRWEKDLRQNKDIEVLLSIDPLSFPLGTGPKQHEIWHSGDYPVVWTNKKYRMLYVNMGHNDIDYDNKTNKELSFQFANETQNKLIINTLLWLGKQK
- a CDS encoding 4'-phosphopantetheinyl transferase family protein → MPVILEKKYENGISLAIWQITEQHDELQAMLPSEILTDAELASISHPQKQIEFFCSRLVIKYLANSLGINYLGIKKDEHGKPYLAGTDWQMSLTHTSNYVAAVMHPSRSLGIDMEKPTEKLSRIKHKFMSEAELASTENDFENLCIYWSAKEALYKLYGKRKVIFNENLHVSPFEKGVSCIQGRLLINEIDKNYDIYIERIDGYILVVAG
- a CDS encoding transglutaminase-like domain-containing protein → MNESEIKALVTLLDDDDHEVVQHVENRLKGLGGAIIPLLEDHWQGSGFNPNLQKKLEDLIHGLQYNSVIERLVKWKNDGYEDLLEGMWIIATYQYPDLSIDKLRHHINDMYFDTWLELRDDMHPHDQIRILNQIFFDKYKYLPNTKNFHSVANSMLNQVFDLKKGNPISLCVIYMLVAKRLGLPVSGVNLPSLFVLTYKTPQTQFYINIFNRGLIFSKVDITNYIKQMQLQPQDSFFQPCTNLDIILRVLRNLIVSFEKISDLERVKEVEKILKAIS
- the galE gene encoding UDP-glucose 4-epimerase GalE, yielding MKILVTGGAGFIGSHTVVELINAGHEPIIIDNFNNSEKSVLKGIRKIIKKPVKCYEKDCNDVKALEQICRKENIEGIIHFAAYKAVGESVEKPLKYYENNIGSTLNVLKVMLNLGIKNLVFSSSCTVYGQPDHIPVTEDTPRKPAASPYGNTKTMCEDILRDTITARNPLKIISLRYFNPIGAHPSAHIGELPRGVPSNLVPFITQTAAGIRQKLTVFGSDYDTPDGTNIRDFIHVVDLAKAHVSALELLSKQADTYYEVFNVGTGSGNSVLEIIKTFEKVNKLKLNYEIGPRRPGDVEKIYGNVEKAEKLMGWKVEKTLAESLKDAWRWEKKLMKK
- the rfbB gene encoding dTDP-glucose 4,6-dehydratase → MESTQTILITGGAGFIGSHVVRLFVTKYPNYQIVNLDKLTYAGNLENLTDIEKSPNYTFEHGDITDATYINNLFEKYNFTGVIHLAAESHVDRSITNPMEFVMTNVIGTVNLLNAAKNAWKNDYTGKRFYHVSTDEVYGELHNPEEFFLETTSYDPRSPYSASKASSDHFVRAYHNTYKLPVVISNCSNNYGPNHFPEKLIPLMINNIIHNRPLPVYGKGENVRDWLFVKDHARAIDVIYHNGGNGETYNIGGFNEWKNIDLVHLLCKIMDEKLGRPAGTSAQLITYVTDRAGHDLRYAIDATKLMKELGWEPSLQFEEGLTQTVDWYLANKQWLANVTSGDYTKYYEKMYK